From Halanaeroarchaeum sulfurireducens, a single genomic window includes:
- a CDS encoding DedA family protein encodes MLVAQLSETPSWLDAMLTSELGLLVLFGISILEGIMLLRFMPSELVVPSALLLIGSSIPEVVAIVALAVVGTTIGQTVLFYIARRGGREYLLQKGWVPLNESRLDRVDGWFDRWGVLAVPVTNTMLFVRGLLTVPAGLSDMDGRVFVVLSAIGSLSFQTILALLYLLAGEVIAL; translated from the coding sequence ATGCTCGTCGCACAACTCTCGGAAACGCCGTCGTGGCTCGACGCGATGTTGACCTCCGAGCTCGGGTTGCTCGTGTTGTTTGGCATCAGCATCCTCGAGGGAATCATGCTGTTGCGCTTTATGCCGAGTGAGCTGGTCGTGCCGAGCGCGTTATTGCTCATCGGTTCCTCGATACCGGAGGTGGTGGCCATCGTCGCCCTCGCCGTCGTGGGGACGACCATCGGTCAGACGGTTCTGTTTTATATCGCACGACGTGGGGGTCGCGAGTACCTGCTGCAGAAGGGCTGGGTCCCGCTGAACGAGTCCCGACTCGACCGGGTGGACGGCTGGTTCGACCGCTGGGGGGTACTCGCCGTTCCGGTGACCAACACGATGCTGTTCGTTCGCGGACTGTTGACGGTGCCCGCCGGCCTCTCGGACATGGACGGACGCGTCTTCGTCGTGCTATCGGCGATCGGTTCGCTCTCCTTTCAGACCATCCTGGCGCTCCTGTACCTGCTGGCAGGCGAAGTGATTGCCCTGTGA